CGGCAAAGTCATATCGGTCAACATAAGCGACAAGAAAGGGGAGAAGAAGCACGGCGTGGGAAGGGCAAAGGCGATCAAGGACTTCGGCCTCGAAAATGACGCCCACGGCGGCTACATGCACCGTCAGATCAGCCTTCTCTCCACGGCGAGCATCGGCAAGATGAAGGAGAAGGGCATCGACGTGGGCTCGGGTGATTTCGCCGAGAACCTCACCATCGAAGGCATAGACCTTCCGGCCCTGCCCATAGGCACCACGCTCAGAATCGGGCGGGAGCTCCTCGTGAGGGTGACCCAGATCGGCAAGGAGTGCCACAGCAGGTGCAATATTTTTCAGCAGGTCGGCGACTGCGTCATGCCGAGAGAAGGCATATTCGTCGAAGTCCTCTCCGGTGGCGACGTGGCCGAAGGCGACGAGATAGAGGTGCTCTGATGGCATTCAGGGCAGCGGTCATCACCATAAGCGATAAAGGCTCAGTGGGTCAAAGGGTCGATACGAGCGGGCCCGCCCTCAAAGAGATCCTCATAAATTCTTTCGAGGTGGGCGATATCACGATCGTGCCCGACGAAGTGCCTATCATCGCCAGGACCATAAAGGAGCTTATCGACGAGCAGGGCATTGACCTCGTCGTCACCACCGGAGGCACCGGGGTAAGCGCGCGCGATGTCACCCCCGAGGCCACGAGGACCGTCATCGACCGGGAATTGCCCGGTTTCGGCGAAGCGATGCGCATGGAGAGCTACAAGATCACGCCGAAGGCCATCATTTCCCGGGCCATTGCGGGGATCAGAAACAAGAGCATTATCGTCAACCTCCCGGGAAGTCCCAAAGCGGCGGTCGAATGCCTCTCCTTCGTGCTGGATGCAATCCCGCATGCCCTGGCCAAAATCCAGGGCGATCAGAGCGACTGCGCTAGCTAATGGTAATTGCGGGAGTCTTGCGCGGGGATTGCATCGGCAGTTGTAAGGGGCTCACGTCGCGCAGTTGTAAGGGGCTCACGTCGCCCCCTCGGCCGGCGAAGCCGGCTGAGCCTCCCCTCGCCTAAAGGCGCCTAATGTTGGTCGCGCTCGCTGTGCGAGCTACATCACGCGGGATGGTCTGAAAGATGGAACCGCGATTGTATGGACGCTGCTCGTTATCATGGACGAGCGAGCTTTTTGGCGCGTCTCTCTGTATTCTTCCTAAGTGCCTAATAATACAACATCATTTAATGGGGCTTGCATCGCTCCTTCGGCCGGCGAAGCCAGCCGAGCCTCCCCCCGTCTAAGGGCGCTGCTTAAGGCACCTACTTCCGGCTACTGTCGGTCTCGCTCGCTTTGCGAGCTACATCACTCGGGACAACGGCGGGAATCGTCAAGTTATGTTGATGTCATTAAGCTAATATTATCAATAGCTTACTGTCCTAACCTTTACAGTTGTAAGCCTTAATGTTGACAAGGTAGATTTTAAAGTTTACAGTTATGTATATCAACATAATATAACAGGGTTTTTGAGGGCTGACTATGGCAGGGATAAGGAAAAGAGGGCAGCAAATAAGAGAATTTATCGTCGAAAACGTTGAAATCAATCCCAAAACAATAATCCCCCTTACCATGGGAAGATTCAGCATTAGTCGGCAAGCCACTCATCAACATATTAGACGCCTGGTGAATGAAGGCACATTAATCAGGTCTAGAAGCGGGTATTATGAATTGTGTCCGAAAGAGGAATGGCATACCACTATTTCGATCGATGAAAACCCATATGAAGATGTTGTATGGCGAAACCAAATTAAAGATAAGTTAGGACATTTGCCGGATAACACTATCGAAATTTGGTACTACGGCTTTACAGAGATGTTCAATAATGTGGTCGATCACTCTGGAAGCGCAACCGCGCATGTAAGCATCATAAAGACTGCATACTCAACGGAGATGAATATAGCCGATTTTGGGATAGGAATTTTTAATAAAATCACCAAAGATATGCATCTCATTGATGAACGACATGCGGTTATCGAATTGACGAAAGGGAAGTTGACGACTGATCCTGAAAAGCATACCGGGGAGGGAGTTTTTTTTACGTCTAGAATGTTTGATACCTTTAGCATTCTGTCGGGAGAAGTCTTCTTGTCGCATACTTATGGAGATGATGAGGACTGGATATTGCAAAATCAAGAACCCGGCGTCGGCACTTTTGTTACCATGAGGCTAAACAATAATACAGCTCGAACCAAGAAACAGATATTCGGCAGATTTACGTCTGATAATGATTTTGGTTTCACTAAAACAGTAGTTCCCGTGAGAATGGCCCAATATGGGGACGAAAAATTGGTCTCCAGATCACAAGCAAAAAGACTTTTGGCGAGAGTAGATCGATTTAAAACCGTACTTTTTGATTTCAAGGAAGTTGAAACGATAGGGCGAGCTTTTGCAGATGAAGTATTCAGGGTTTTTGCAAGTCAACATCCCCATATTGAACTTATTCCGGTAAACGAAAATGATTTGGTCAGGCGGGAGATTGACAATGCCAGACATTATGACGGTCAGGGCTGATGAAATGGGGGCTTGCGTCGCCCCCGTCTAATGCGGCTTACGTCTTCGATCCGTTTATCCCGTGGACCGGGAAGGGGTAGTCTCCGGTCAGGCAGGCGTCGCAGACGTTTGTTTCCATCAGGCCCCGGAGCTGTTCTGCAGAGAGGTACCTGAAGGAATCTACCCCTACCAGATTTTTGAGGTCATCATGGGTGCGGTTCGTGGCGAGGAGCTCGCCCTGTTTGGCCATGGCCATGCCCATATAGCATGGGTGCCTCGGGGGCGGCGCGGTGAGGCGGAAATGGATCTTTCTTGCTCCTGCCGCACGTAATTTCGGTATGAGGATCATGGCGGTCGAACCCCGTACGAGGAGAGTGTCGATGAGGATGATATCCTTTCCCTTCACCATCTCGCGGTTGATCTGGAATTTCTTTTCCGCCTTTTCCAGCCGGTCCTTCTCTTTTGAAATGATAAAAATCCTGCCGATCTCACCTACCGTGGTGATGGCCTCTTTGTAAGGTATGCCTGAGGCGCCGTGGAAGCCGAGGGCGCCGGGGATGGCCGCCTTGGGGATGGGTATCACCATATCCGCTTTCTCCGTCTCATCCCTGGCGAGGAGGATGCCTGCTTTTTCCCGGAATTCATAGATATTGTGCGCAAAGACCTGGCTTGCGGGGGAGGCGTAATCGAGGCATTCGAGGATGCAGGGCCGGGGGTTGGGTTCGGCAAAGGCAAGGGTCCGTACCTCTTCTCCGTCGATGACTATAATCTGACCGGGCTCCACGTCGCCGACCCATTCGAAGCGGTCGCCGAAGGCGCACGTCTCCGAGGCCAGGGCCCACTCGTAATCCCCTTCCTCGCCCCTGCGGCCGAGGGAGAGGGGACGGAAGCCGAAACGGTCGCGGGCGGCGATGAGCTTTCCCTGGTGGAGGATCAGGAGACTGAACGCCGCCTCGTCGGAGAGAAGGCTCAAGGTCTTCACCACCTTCTCTTCCATGGAGGCGCCTTCCGCGCGGACGATCATCTGGAGTATGACCTCCGTATCCGTATCCGTCTGAAAGAGGCCGCCGATCTCCTCCATCATCTGTTTATACCGGGGAAGGTGACCGTTGTGGACTACGGCGATCTTCTCTTTTCCCCAGCTCCCTATGATAGGCTGGGAGTTCCGCTCGCTCGCCTCTCCCGCCGTGGGATAGCGCACATGGCCTATGGCCACGGAGCCGAAATGGAGCCTGCTCAGGGTGGGGAACTGAAAGATCGAGCCCGTTCTCCTCGTTTCGGCAAAAGAACCGTCTTTAAGGCCCGATGCGATGCCCCAGCTCTCCTGTCCCCGGTGCGCGAGGTTCTCGAGGCCCGTGCGCACCTCCACGAAGGCGTTTCCCTTGCCTGCAAAACCAAAAATTCCGCTCATTGTGTCTCCTTTTGAGGCCTCTTTCTAATTACGTAATAGTGTACAATTCAATACACCCTCCGCGCAATCCCCCCGTACCCGGACCGGTCTTTTTACCGGTCTTCCCTTCTGCACCCGGGGCCAAGGAAGGCGCTTCGCCCCCCCTACCTTCGGGGCCACCCGGGCCTACGACCTATTCGTAACGCCCCCGCCCTCTTGGGCATTTGCCCCGCCCTCGCCAGTGACCGTTATTTGTATCATAGCCTTCTCTTTACAATAGATGGATTCCCTGTTTTCCGCAAAAAGATCCTTTCCGCGCTAACTCAACAAGTCGAGCATGGTGCGTCAGGAACAGAACTTGAGTTTTTGTTGACAACTCTGCGAGGATATTCAGCGCTGCAGTTGCTCTGTCATCATCGAAGCGTATCAAAATATCATCGACTATGAATGGCATGGGCTCATTTGAATCAAGGTATTTCTCCAGGCTGGCAATTCTAAGAGCCAGATAAAGTTGGTCTCGCGTTCCATCGCTCATACCCGAAACCCCGATCTTTTCTCCCCTTGGGCGAATTCCCACGAGGATAGGTTCATCCTTATCATTGAAATCCGTCGTCAAACCAGAGAAAGATTCCAGAGTCAAGGCAGAAAAGAGTTGGCTTGCCCTTCGAACAAGGGGCCCCTGGTTTTCATTTCGGTATCGTTCAATTTCTTGGTTGAGTATAGCAGAACACATGCGAAGTCGTATGTAACATTCCACATTCTCTCTCATGGAGGACAGAATACGTTGAGACTGTTCCGCCGCTTCCGCCGCCTTTGCGCTGCCATCCATCTGTAGCAGGATAGTCTGCATACCCCCAATTTTTTGATCCATGTCAGATCTTGTGGCCGCCATCTCCTCTAATTGCTTATCGACCTCAAATATTAAGCCCGGCAGAGAATCATTATCAACCCCTTTTGTCTCCTGAATAAGTTCTTCGAGGGGCATTCCTCCCCCAACTCTGAGAAGACCGGTCTCGAGCGAATCTATTTTTTCCTGAATGGTCTTTTTCAGGGACGACCTTCTCTCGATCTCCTCCAAATCTTCATATCTTGCGCAGCCTGCCCAGACGCACAGAGATTCCAGTCGCTTCAAAGCAATTTTTATCGTTTCTTCTGCTTCGCGCAGGACCGTTTCTTGCTTAGCTAACCTATTTTCCAGATCAGCCAGCCTGGCAGAATCGGTCTTTGCTTTACTTAACGTTGAATCAAGCTTCACCACTATCTGCTCTACCGAGTTATCGTTCAGTTCCGAAGCGACGCTTTCGGAAAGACTTTTTACGTCTGCTGAGAATTTTGCGGCGTCGCGATTAATCCCAGACACACGCTGTTCAATTGAATCCTTTTCATCTACCTTCTTGAATAGCTCGTCAAACTTCGAAAGGACCGCATAGGCTTCAGCGGGAGACGCCTGCGATTCAAGGCCAAGCCTGGAAAGCGCAGTTGCCCAGCCCGACTGCCAGTCTTTATACTTCTTCTCTAAAGTTTCGTGGTTATGATACAGGCCTTTTGTATCATTTTCGAGCTTGCTTATATGTTCGTTCAATTCGGCGCGTTTGCGATTGACAGCGTCAATAGACTCGATAACGGACTGGCAATAATCCAAGAGATCATCGAAAGCTTTGTTCGTGTCCAACTTTAAACCAAGATCACCGAGGCAAGCGATAAGTCCTGCACGGTATTCCCCGATCTGCCCAACTATCTGCTCATAGTTCCGGCGTAGCTCTCTTGATTTACTGGATTTTTCCAGGAGGGCGTCTTGTTTGATGGTCCAAGCCCGCATTTCTTTCGGGGGCAGAGGTTTGATACCGGACGCTTTCCAATGGTCAGTCCATTCAACTTCTATCTTACACAGATGATCGGCTAGATTTTGTCTGCTCCCTTCGATATCTTTGAGGTATTGCTGGGCCCCGGCTTTTTGTGCAATGAGATTCGCATTTTGGGCCACTCGATCCGCTTCCCGGCGAAGCCTGTCGGATATTTCGTCGGCTTGTACCACGCTTTTCTCGTATGCTTTCGGAAGGGGATCTTGGGCATCGAAAGCGGCTATTTCTTCCTCAACGGCGTCATTGTCTATCCAGGAACGAAGTATCAGGCCCCAACCGCTGCTCCTTCTTTCTCTCGCCTGCGAAAGTTCATTTTCCGTAGGAACTGTCCCGGCCATACAAAGTGCTTCAATTTGAGCCTCTATTTTGGCAAGATCCCCCCTCGTCTGCTTTTCCTTATCGTCAAGACCGGCCATCTTTGTGGCAATCTCCTGAAAGCTCATTTCGAAACGATCAACGGTTTCCGGCGATGGAATTGTGATTGTTTCCAACTTTTCGATGCGGCCTTCCCATAGAGGCAGCCTGTCTAAATCTATCTTCAATTGCTCTTCCACGCGCTGGACGCCGGTTAAGGCCTCCTGGAGACTTAAAGTCAGGTCCCCTCGCTTCCGGGCGCTCGAGACGGCTGATTTAAGCGCATTAATGTCTCTCGGGGCCTCTAGAGAGTGTAGCTCTTCCGTCGCTTTCGCAAGTTCTCCCCTCGTTTTCTGGATATCTTTGTCGGATCTAGCCAACGCGTCCAGAATCGCCTGGTGGCTCCCGCCAAGCCCCTGGACTTTGGCGCGCAGGCTCGCCTCGGGGCGCACAATCACACATTCTTTCACGTCTGCGCCTGGCTTGATTTCCGAACAAAGGACCTCGATTTCTCGTTTCAATTGGTGAACGTTTCTCTCGAGTCCACCAAGATCCTGAAGGCCCTTTCTATAACTCCCCAGTCGCTGGTGGAGTTCGGATATCGTATCAGCCTGGTCAAGAAATCCCTCTGGAACGCTGATCTGGGTCATGTTGCTCTTCAGTTGTTCCATGTCATCAGTTGAGCGTTCCCTGACTTCAAGAGCCGTTCTAAGTTGCTCCAGGTATTCCCTCCTTTTCTTTGCAAAATCGTCATCAATAATAACCACTTCGCCAAGTTCCAGAAGATCAGATATCCATTTGGTTCGTACTGCAATATCAGGCAATGTTTGCTGTAAACGCCGGAGACGGCTGGCCTCATATTGAACGCCTTTAATCTTCTCCGACAACCCCGCCCTCTCCCCAAGAGCTTTTTTGAGTTCGTCATTCTGTTCAGACCATTTTCTGCTTGAAAGTGATGCTTCGGAAACAGTCTTTTTGAGGTCGGAATAGTCGTTTATGGCTTTATTGAGAGCCTGGGTCTGCCCTCTGGGACGGAAAAGCGCATCCGCTTCATTATCGAACTCCTGAAGGATGGCCCTCAAATCCACTCCTCCGATCCCTGCCGAAAAGAGACTTTGTCCCACGTCACCGCCTTCTTTCAGAATGCTTTGGCCACCGCGGGCCAATGAATCATGGTCGATACCGAAGAAAGCTTCAAATATTTCTTTATCGACCCCTTGGAGAAACCTCTGAAGGACTGTCTCGTCCAAGGGCTTTTCATCAAGGTCAAGTAAGGTGTTCTTTGTCCCCTTCCTTCTTATCAAGGAAAGGGCGGAGCCATCAGAGGCGTGAATGGACCCGCCGATCCTTAGTTTGGTATTATCATGAAGGAAATTATCGGTGGAATGGTGTGGAATGCCGAAAAAAAGCGATACCAGCGCCCGAAGCGCAGAAGATTTGCCCGCCTCATTACGCCCGTAAAGGATATGAAAATCTGCATCTCCCGTGTCAAAAACAAGGTTAAGACCTGTGAACGGACCGAAAGAGAGCAATCGCAGTTCGTCCATCCTCATCGGTCGCCTCCGAAGGATAAAATCCTGGAGAGCAACATATGTTTCACCTCTTCCGCGACACGGGAGAGGCTCTCTTTGTTTTCCGGATGGACGGCGTCGCCATCATTCAAGTATTCATGTGGGAGCTTGCGGAAAAGGTCGCCAAAGCCTTGAAACATATCCTCTAAGGCCGTTTCATCATACTGCAGATTATGGATCGAACGCGAAAGTCCTCCCAAGGCATCGTCTCGCCTCGTCAGTTCGTCCGGATCAGATGCGCCTGTCGTATTGATACATATCTTTTCAACCCAAATGCTTCCATTACCGACATCGGTGGCGACTGCCCTTATTTCACTTTTCAAACGCTCTGAATCTGTGAGAAGCTTGCCATGTACTTTTGATGAACCATGAAGCCGGATTCGAAGGGCGGTCGGCTCGCTCTCGTTCGTTCGTAACTCTTCTTTCAAGGCTTCGTCGGCCAGGTCAATAATTTCATCGGTATCAGTGACGCCGGTAATGTTTACATCAGCAATGGACCATCGAAAAACGTCGAGTCGTTTAAATTCGACGTTTGTCACCGTTCCATCCTCTGCGGACACCAATGTGCACCCTTTGGCCCCGGTCTCACGAACGTTCCTACCCTGGCAATTTCCGGGAAACACGACCCAAGGCTCCCGATGAATAATTTCTCTATTGTGCACGTGTCCTAAGGCCCAATACTCATAGCCACGAGACAGCAATTCGTCCAGAGAACATGGCGCATAAGGTTCATATCCTTTGCGCCCGTCTAGGCAGGTATGGAGGAGCCCGATATTTAATAACCCTGAGAGTGGTTTCGGATAGTGGGCTGCAAGGTTATCAGTAACTGCCCTGGTCGAAAAACCTTGCCCATGGATGGCTACTCCGGCACTTTCAAGAATGACAGATTCCGCCTTGTGGACGGAGAGCATTTTTACATTATCAGGTATGCGGAGGTTCTTTGTGATCTGACTTGCAGCATCGTGGTTGCCGGCAACAATGACCACCCTAACGCCCGCCTCCCGCAATTCGATCATCCTTGTCAGGAAGAATAAGCCTGTGTTGTAATCCTTCCAATCTCCGTCATAAAGATCTCCTGCAATCATTACAAAATCAACATCTTCGTTGATCGCCAGCTCAACAAGGTTTTGCAGTGCTCTGCGTGTTGCAGCCCGCACTTCTTCCACGGGAGCACCATCATACCTCTCAAGCCCTATCATGGGGCTGTCCAAGTGGATATCAGCAGCATGGATGAATTTCATTTTGGCTCCAGGTTGATCTGGTTCAGAATCGTTGTTTGTCTTCTATGGCTGTTCAGGCCCGGCGGTCAAAGCTATACAGCCAGTTACCGTTTTCATTTTGCCGTATCTCTCTCCCGGTCGTATTGAATTCCAGACAGGCCCCCATAGTATACCCGATTTTCCGGTGATTTTACATGGCATAGGGGTCACTGGGATCGGGTCAACAGGAGATCCGGTGATTATGATATAATAGAGGACGAAGTCCCCGCACGGGTGCTCCGACAAGACAAAGAAGTCTTAGGAGGGATTCATGGAAGAATCGGTTCTCAATGGAAAGCATCTGCTCGCCGTCGACGATGAGCCGGATGTACTTACCGTACTGGAAGAAGAGGTCATGCAGGACTGCCCGAGCTGCACTTTCGACAAGGCAACGGATTACGAAGGGGCGGCCCGTCTCATCAAGACCGGCAATTACGATGTGGTCATACTCGATATCATGGGGGTCAGGGGGTTCGATCTCCTCGAGATCGCCGTCTCCCGTAACCTCAAGGTGGCCATGCTCACCGCCCACGCACTCACCCCCGAAGCACTAAAAAAGTCTCATACCATGGGTGCCCGGGCCTACCTCCCCAAAGACAAGCTTGGCGAGATCGTCCCCTTTCTTGAAGATGTGCTCAGTTACGAATTTCTTCCCGGATGGAAGCGCCTCCTGGACCGGCTGGAGGATCATTTCAACGAGCATTTCGGGGCCGGCTGGAAACAGACGGCGGACCTCGTCTCCTGGTAGGCCGGGGATATCTCGAAAGGAGGCGTTTTCATGGAAAAGGAAAACAGGCCTCAGGAAAAAACTGAAGGGTCCATAGGGGCGCGTTTCCAGAAAGAGACGAAGTATACGCCCGAAAACATCGGCGGCCACACGCTCGACTGGGACCATATGCCGAAGGCCTTCAAGGAATATGAAAACCCCCTCGCCAGGATCGCGCTTCCGAAGCCGGAGATAGGCGGCGAAACCGATATCTGGAGGATTCTCGCGAAAAGGAGGTCCCGAAGGGCCTTCGATCACAAAAAGACCCTTACTGCCGGAACCCTTTCGGCGCTCCTCTGGGCCACCCAGGGCATTACCTCCCCTTATGGTCAGGGCGGATTCAGAACCGCCCCCTCCGCAGGGGGCCTTTATCCCATCGAAACGTATCTGCATATAAGAGCGGTAGAGGGAATTGACGCCGGCCTCTATCACTTGAGGCCCCGCGAGTTCGACCTGGAGTTTCTCAGAAAGGGTGACTTCTCAATTACCCTTGCCCGGGCCGGCCTCGACCAGTCCGTGCTCGCCGAAGCCCACACCGTCTTTATCTGGTCAGCATATATAGAGCGGTCGAAATGGAAGTACCGCGAACGTGCCTACAGGTACATCTACCTCGACGCCGGCCATATCGCGCAAAACCTCTATCTCGCCGCCGAAGCCCTCCATCTCGGCACCTGCGCCGTAGGCGCCTTCTTTGACGGCGAAGTAAACGATCTCATCGGCCTGGACGGAAAAGAAGAGACGGTGATTTACATGGCGGCGGTGGGGCGGCCGGTCTGAGAGGCGTAATAAGTCTCTAGAATTAAGGACTGGAATTCGGAAAAGGAAAACCGGAAAACGGAAAAAGTGAAAAGAGCCGTCGTACGGGTGCTTCTAAACCCTCCGCGATACCGTAACAATCAAAAGACTTAAGGGGGCGTGCCCTTTAGGCTTTGAGGCCGCCTGCTCTCCGCATGGACAATCGTGCCCATGCTGCTTATGTTCGTGCAAGATGTGCAGTGAACGATTGCATGAGGATTGCAGCTTTTATTTCAAGTGGATAGCACTCTTTGTCGTTGCCGTCTCGCTTCTGCCGGCGATTGATTATTACCCCTGCTTTCCCGGGGATGTGGCGATAGGGCAATGGGTACAACGTGTGGTTTCCCCGGACCTGACGTGGGCTGAAGAAATCTCCCATACCGCGAAATTCCCCTCCTTCGCATCCCTCCTCCTGCTGGCGCTGGTCCTTTCCTGGAGCCTCGCGGGGTGGCGCGGCGCCATCCTTTGTCTTGCGAGCCTTTTTGGGATGCTCGTCTTCGGTCACTGGATAGGACCTCTGATTACGCGGCCCCGGCCTTCGCCCGAGCTGGTCCACCTGTTCCGGCCCCTGTCCGGGCACAGTTTTCCGTCCATGTTTGCCTTACGATACGGTTCCGTTTTCGGATTTCTTGCGGTTCTGGCTATCAGGACGAGCTCGGGCCCGGTCCGGGTCGCGATCCTGATAGCCTGCGCCCTTCTTCTTTCCGTCGGCGGTATTGCACGGGTCGCCCTCGGGGCCCATTGGGCGAGCGATGTAATAATCTCTTATTATATCGCGATCCTTTGGGCGGCCTGGGTCGTGTCGCTCGGGATGCCCGACCGGGGGGCGCGGGAAACAGAGAATTTGGGGAGGATCTGAAATGGCATGGCAAGACAGAGGGACGAAGAAGGGCATGGCAATCCTTCTGGCGGGCCTGTTCTTTATCGCTGCGCTCGCTGCATGTCAGGAAACGACGAAGCCGGTTACCGCCTCCATGGAGGCACAGGTTTTCTCCGAGGTCACCGACGCCTCGGTCCCTTCCGAAGGGATGGCGTGCCTGACGCTCCGGTCTTCCGTGAAGATACCTACCCCCGAGCATTATGTCCTCCATAGAATAGAGAAGCCTTCCCTGGAAGGCGGATTTCCCTTTGAATTGGAAGTGGACGGACAGGAGATCCTATGGAAGGTGGAGGGAGCCCCGGGGGTAGACCCCGTGTATGGACCTCAGGGCAGAATAGCCGAAGGTGGCGTGGGCATGCGTTACGTGCTGGAAAAGACGATCGGTCTCGCAGAGGGCCCCCATCACCTGGTATTCGGCGTCCCCTATGACGACTTTTATATGGAAGTGAATGTCTTTCTCGAAGGAGGTGAAACCCACACCCTCGAATTTCAGCCGGTTTACGCCATGGGCAGAAAGGGGTACCGGACCTTCTTCCGGGGCATCAGCATGACCGCGGTCTTCCTCGATGGGGTGAGGATCAATTAAGGCCCCACACGTGACGCCCCATGTGAGAGTAATAATAATATCAGGTAGAGTCTCACAGTACGAACCGCCCGCCTGCGACGCCGGGAACTCTCCCGGCGTCGCATCCTGCTTTTCCATTTATGTTGCAGCCAGTGCGGCCCTTCTCTTCGCCACCCTGCGGCGCAGATAGATCTTCGTAAGCTCGGCGGCGATGGAGTCGCCGAAGATGAAAGGCAGCATGAAGAGCCAGTCGTCAAAACCCAGTGAAACCGTATTGAAGATAGGCTGCACAAAAGGCACATAGAGAATCACGAGCACCAGTGCCGCGGAGCCCGCGGTTGCCCAGTTCATGGTCTTGTTGGAGAAGAAGCCGAGAGAGAAGACCGAGTGGTATTGGGAGCGGGCGGTAAAGGCCCTGATCAGCTCGGACATGCTCAGGGTTGCGAACGCGATGGTCTGGGCGTGGGCGAGATTGCCGGGATACCTGCCCAGGGCGATGGAGAAGGCACCCAGAACGAGGGCAGTCATGACCACTGCCTGCACGATTGCGGAGAACGCCATATCGCTGTTTATGACCGGCTCTTTCGTCGAGCGGGGCGGCTGATCCATGAGATCGGGCTCTCCCTTCTCGAGTCCCAGGGCAAGGGCAGGGGCTCCGTCGGTCACCAGGTTCAGGACAAGGAGTTGGACGGGTCTGAGCGGCATAGGAAGGCCGAGGAGCATGGCGAAGAAGATAATGAAGATCTCGCCGATGTTGCAGGAGATGAGGTAGAAGACGAACTT
Above is a genomic segment from Syntrophorhabdaceae bacterium containing:
- a CDS encoding amidophosphoribosyltransferase, yielding MSGIFGFAGKGNAFVEVRTGLENLAHRGQESWGIASGLKDGSFAETRRTGSIFQFPTLSRLHFGSVAIGHVRYPTAGEASERNSQPIIGSWGKEKIAVVHNGHLPRYKQMMEEIGGLFQTDTDTEVILQMIVRAEGASMEEKVVKTLSLLSDEAAFSLLILHQGKLIAARDRFGFRPLSLGRRGEEGDYEWALASETCAFGDRFEWVGDVEPGQIIVIDGEEVRTLAFAEPNPRPCILECLDYASPASQVFAHNIYEFREKAGILLARDETEKADMVIPIPKAAIPGALGFHGASGIPYKEAITTVGEIGRIFIISKEKDRLEKAEKKFQINREMVKGKDIILIDTLLVRGSTAMILIPKLRAAGARKIHFRLTAPPPRHPCYMGMAMAKQGELLATNRTHDDLKNLVGVDSFRYLSAEQLRGLMETNVCDACLTGDYPFPVHGINGSKT
- a CDS encoding STAS-like domain-containing protein, coding for MAGIRKRGQQIREFIVENVEINPKTIIPLTMGRFSISRQATHQHIRRLVNEGTLIRSRSGYYELCPKEEWHTTISIDENPYEDVVWRNQIKDKLGHLPDNTIEIWYYGFTEMFNNVVDHSGSATAHVSIIKTAYSTEMNIADFGIGIFNKITKDMHLIDERHAVIELTKGKLTTDPEKHTGEGVFFTSRMFDTFSILSGEVFLSHTYGDDEDWILQNQEPGVGTFVTMRLNNNTARTKKQIFGRFTSDNDFGFTKTVVPVRMAQYGDEKLVSRSQAKRLLARVDRFKTVLFDFKEVETIGRAFADEVFRVFASQHPHIELIPVNENDLVRREIDNARHYDGQG
- a CDS encoding DNA repair exonuclease, coding for MKFIHAADIHLDSPMIGLERYDGAPVEEVRAATRRALQNLVELAINEDVDFVMIAGDLYDGDWKDYNTGLFFLTRMIELREAGVRVVIVAGNHDAASQITKNLRIPDNVKMLSVHKAESVILESAGVAIHGQGFSTRAVTDNLAAHYPKPLSGLLNIGLLHTCLDGRKGYEPYAPCSLDELLSRGYEYWALGHVHNREIIHREPWVVFPGNCQGRNVRETGAKGCTLVSAEDGTVTNVEFKRLDVFRWSIADVNITGVTDTDEIIDLADEALKEELRTNESEPTALRIRLHGSSKVHGKLLTDSERLKSEIRAVATDVGNGSIWVEKICINTTGASDPDELTRRDDALGGLSRSIHNLQYDETALEDMFQGFGDLFRKLPHEYLNDGDAVHPENKESLSRVAEEVKHMLLSRILSFGGDR
- a CDS encoding AAA family ATPase, which produces MRMDELRLLSFGPFTGLNLVFDTGDADFHILYGRNEAGKSSALRALVSLFFGIPHHSTDNFLHDNTKLRIGGSIHASDGSALSLIRRKGTKNTLLDLDEKPLDETVLQRFLQGVDKEIFEAFFGIDHDSLARGGQSILKEGGDVGQSLFSAGIGGVDLRAILQEFDNEADALFRPRGQTQALNKAINDYSDLKKTVSEASLSSRKWSEQNDELKKALGERAGLSEKIKGVQYEASRLRRLQQTLPDIAVRTKWISDLLELGEVVIIDDDFAKKRREYLEQLRTALEVRERSTDDMEQLKSNMTQISVPEGFLDQADTISELHQRLGSYRKGLQDLGGLERNVHQLKREIEVLCSEIKPGADVKECVIVRPEASLRAKVQGLGGSHQAILDALARSDKDIQKTRGELAKATEELHSLEAPRDINALKSAVSSARKRGDLTLSLQEALTGVQRVEEQLKIDLDRLPLWEGRIEKLETITIPSPETVDRFEMSFQEIATKMAGLDDKEKQTRGDLAKIEAQIEALCMAGTVPTENELSQARERRSSGWGLILRSWIDNDAVEEEIAAFDAQDPLPKAYEKSVVQADEISDRLRREADRVAQNANLIAQKAGAQQYLKDIEGSRQNLADHLCKIEVEWTDHWKASGIKPLPPKEMRAWTIKQDALLEKSSKSRELRRNYEQIVGQIGEYRAGLIACLGDLGLKLDTNKAFDDLLDYCQSVIESIDAVNRKRAELNEHISKLENDTKGLYHNHETLEKKYKDWQSGWATALSRLGLESQASPAEAYAVLSKFDELFKKVDEKDSIEQRVSGINRDAAKFSADVKSLSESVASELNDNSVEQIVVKLDSTLSKAKTDSARLADLENRLAKQETVLREAEETIKIALKRLESLCVWAGCARYEDLEEIERRSSLKKTIQEKIDSLETGLLRVGGGMPLEELIQETKGVDNDSLPGLIFEVDKQLEEMAATRSDMDQKIGGMQTILLQMDGSAKAAEAAEQSQRILSSMRENVECYIRLRMCSAILNQEIERYRNENQGPLVRRASQLFSALTLESFSGLTTDFNDKDEPILVGIRPRGEKIGVSGMSDGTRDQLYLALRIASLEKYLDSNEPMPFIVDDILIRFDDDRATAALNILAELSTKTQVLFLTHHARLVELARKGSFCGKQGIHLL
- a CDS encoding MOSC domain-containing protein, whose protein sequence is MKNGKVISVNISDKKGEKKHGVGRAKAIKDFGLENDAHGGYMHRQISLLSTASIGKMKEKGIDVGSGDFAENLTIEGIDLPALPIGTTLRIGRELLVRVTQIGKECHSRCNIFQQVGDCVMPREGIFVEVLSGGDVAEGDEIEVL
- a CDS encoding response regulator; amino-acid sequence: MEESVLNGKHLLAVDDEPDVLTVLEEEVMQDCPSCTFDKATDYEGAARLIKTGNYDVVILDIMGVRGFDLLEIAVSRNLKVAMLTAHALTPEALKKSHTMGARAYLPKDKLGEIVPFLEDVLSYEFLPGWKRLLDRLEDHFNEHFGAGWKQTADLVSW
- the mog gene encoding molybdopterin adenylyltransferase, whose product is MAFRAAVITISDKGSVGQRVDTSGPALKEILINSFEVGDITIVPDEVPIIARTIKELIDEQGIDLVVTTGGTGVSARDVTPEATRTVIDRELPGFGEAMRMESYKITPKAIISRAIAGIRNKSIIVNLPGSPKAAVECLSFVLDAIPHALAKIQGDQSDCAS